In the Puntigrus tetrazona isolate hp1 chromosome 9, ASM1883169v1, whole genome shotgun sequence genome, one interval contains:
- the tfpia gene encoding tissue factor pathway inhibitor a isoform X2 encodes MAPLLGWSCRPLLLLPLVGICFTKFAKDGVRSELHIFHHSCALKKDEGPCKAIKDRFYFNTDTGRCEFFEYGGCQGNANNFETLQDCEEMCLVKEDKSPCHLEDEPGPCRGLVPRYFFDYKIQECKRFFYGGCFGNANNFKTIKECHERCLPASNRMEHNAPLMPEEEEAKPKTEPLTEHVEASLNASHVSLQRMSQPSAQEAAASNHMEQNAPLKPEEEEEAKPKTEPLIRHEFNPPEFCLSPVDRGDCDESVRRYVYNPRTGRCQMFRYSGCGGNKNNFVHKRHCMKMCTKDHSRRKQIRIKTKNSNILFRSI; translated from the exons ATGGAGTGAGGTCTGAACTCCACATATTCCATCACTCATGCGCCCTGAAGAAAGACGAAGGGCCGTGCAAGGCAATAAAGGACAGGTTCTACTTTAACACTGACACAGGTCGCTGTGAATTCTTTGAATACGGAGGATGCCAAGGCAATGCTAACAATTTCGAGACCCTGCAGGACTGTGAGGAAATGTGTCTTGTGAAAG AGGATAAGAGTCCATGCCATCTGGAGGATGAGCCGGGGCCATGTCGAGGACTGGTGCCGCGTTATTTTTTTGATTACAAGATCCAGGAATGCAAGCGATTCTTTTATGGTGGCTGCTTTGGGAATGCCAACAACTTCAAGACCATAAAAGAATGCCATGAGAGATGTCTGC CCGCCTCAAACCGCATGGAACACAATGCTCCATTAAtgccagaagaagaagaagccaaACCCAAAACAGAGCCTCTCACGGAACATG TTGAAGCTTCATTGAATGCATCACATGTGTCACTGCAGAGAATGTCCCAACCATCTGCACAGGAAGCAG ctGCCTCAAACCATATGGAACAAAATGCTCCATTAAagccagaagaagaagaagaagccaaACCCAAAACAGAGCCTCTCATCAGACATG AGTTCAATCCCCCAGAATTCTGCTTGAGTCCAGTTGATAGGGGCGATTGTGATGAATCTGTGAGGAGATATGTTTACAACCCCAGGACTGGGAGATGCCAGATGTTTCGTTACAGCGGCTGCGGaggcaacaaaaacaactttgtcCACAAAAGACACTGCATGAAAATGTGCACGAAAG aTCACAGCCGGAGGAAGCAAATACGGATAAAGACAAAAAACTCTAATATCTTATTCCGATCTATCTAG
- the tfpia gene encoding tissue factor pathway inhibitor a isoform X1, translating to MAPLLGWSCRPLLLLPLVGICFTKFAKADGVRSELHIFHHSCALKKDEGPCKAIKDRFYFNTDTGRCEFFEYGGCQGNANNFETLQDCEEMCLVKEDKSPCHLEDEPGPCRGLVPRYFFDYKIQECKRFFYGGCFGNANNFKTIKECHERCLPASNRMEHNAPLMPEEEEAKPKTEPLTEHVEASLNASHVSLQRMSQPSAQEAAASNHMEQNAPLKPEEEEEAKPKTEPLIRHEFNPPEFCLSPVDRGDCDESVRRYVYNPRTGRCQMFRYSGCGGNKNNFVHKRHCMKMCTKDHSRRKQIRIKTKNSNILFRSI from the exons CAGATGGAGTGAGGTCTGAACTCCACATATTCCATCACTCATGCGCCCTGAAGAAAGACGAAGGGCCGTGCAAGGCAATAAAGGACAGGTTCTACTTTAACACTGACACAGGTCGCTGTGAATTCTTTGAATACGGAGGATGCCAAGGCAATGCTAACAATTTCGAGACCCTGCAGGACTGTGAGGAAATGTGTCTTGTGAAAG AGGATAAGAGTCCATGCCATCTGGAGGATGAGCCGGGGCCATGTCGAGGACTGGTGCCGCGTTATTTTTTTGATTACAAGATCCAGGAATGCAAGCGATTCTTTTATGGTGGCTGCTTTGGGAATGCCAACAACTTCAAGACCATAAAAGAATGCCATGAGAGATGTCTGC CCGCCTCAAACCGCATGGAACACAATGCTCCATTAAtgccagaagaagaagaagccaaACCCAAAACAGAGCCTCTCACGGAACATG TTGAAGCTTCATTGAATGCATCACATGTGTCACTGCAGAGAATGTCCCAACCATCTGCACAGGAAGCAG ctGCCTCAAACCATATGGAACAAAATGCTCCATTAAagccagaagaagaagaagaagccaaACCCAAAACAGAGCCTCTCATCAGACATG AGTTCAATCCCCCAGAATTCTGCTTGAGTCCAGTTGATAGGGGCGATTGTGATGAATCTGTGAGGAGATATGTTTACAACCCCAGGACTGGGAGATGCCAGATGTTTCGTTACAGCGGCTGCGGaggcaacaaaaacaactttgtcCACAAAAGACACTGCATGAAAATGTGCACGAAAG aTCACAGCCGGAGGAAGCAAATACGGATAAAGACAAAAAACTCTAATATCTTATTCCGATCTATCTAG